A part of Plasmodium sp. gorilla clade G2 genome assembly, chromosome: 8 genomic DNA contains:
- a CDS encoding ATPase, putative, giving the protein MFVDSLKKRIYHIIVKNNFIRKDENKENNLKNVLSNCSLIESLLRKEFQEYRRSPKNKLYGLIMNVIKKSLFVNYDKFMIKYINKKKKKKMKLNNNCALNNENNNNNNNFIYDTNHIISNDITTCDILNEAQNTHSTILNNNNNNNDDDSINYTNKNEYNKNDMEHQNITHQNITHQNIHGDDYNDVLLNEKDLNACNEYIKNNILKNKKKLKNIEGKLKDEKNVHSHLTNEKINENIIHMKDEHNKSSLNNSNKIINCITSNKTLNDFKGIKNIKKDILYSIIYPYKFRPSNLNCIINIFGSSGTGKTTLSYAIAGECECPFFYIKLPEYIRYISNDNKNNKLKIIFEHIKNEYDKAILCIDDIDIIFSSKDDSTDLYLFTYLLNIFHNSNIIILLLSINKPNDSILYSKIQKFITLPIPTYDDRIQILEQAACEYSLSFDIPYTASITYGFKRGEIFDIMKESLNLYIYNNLITKDLNINDMIKNQVDHISKTCQKINKLDCNENGMVNQKSHHIINKINNDDNASVCGYTKTDNDFLKNENISNYEEIKKNDQLASHEQNILTTSNKSNDENQMVSKDISRDLSNDSSCFNNQKNHNLKEINHKRKYNTFLSSLDEWSIIEGEAEKRKIQKIIKINNDIIFESVNNIKKKMTNENICEVPNINLDNIGSLKKIKKILESKFILPVKYSNIYKHLGINKSMGILLYGPPGCGKTMLAKAISNEMKANFIAIKGPEILNKYVGESEKKVREIFSYAAVYKPCLIFFDEIDSICINRSNNKSVSASDRVVNQLLSEMDGLSQREGVYIIATTNRPDIIDKALLRSGRFDQLIYISLPKYQGRVDILKKLSKNMPIDKNVSFEKISKLTRGYSGADLYGVLRESAFIALQECRDKIDIQNSSNPKINNVYINDIYKNTHQQMNKDTDVVVNIMNEHLSIQQNNFIKQESTILLNNNINNNKVDHIHTIHNSDNIKSNSYITNKKLSHDTNVSIDSNTKADMLHNNVDNNNVLSKGGNNMNQKNLDDIVKISENYTNQYNTSNNINAHKDSNNNIMNIQMVDININHNNLNNSNYNKMNEGIPSSDNKNKDVSFNDHHQNVFSTNNFCNNENIIKLEYNNNMEQQKKDYNNFSHNNIMSTKNNQLNEKDKNNLIYEYIQKNKNILTITQKHIIQAIKIIPRSVTKEQIKYYKEICKKFK; this is encoded by the coding sequence atgttTGTGGATTCGTTAAAGAAACGAATATACCATATAatagtaaaaaataattttataagaaaagatgaaaataaagaaaataatttaaaaaatgttttaagTAATTGTTCATTAATTGAAAGTTTGTTGAGAAAAGAATTTCAAGAATATAGACGATCAcccaaaaataaattatatgggCTAATTAtgaatgtaataaaaaagagtTTATTTGTGAACTATGATAAATTTatgattaaatatattaataaaaagaaaaaaaagaagatgaagcttaataataattgtgcacttaataatgaaaataataataataataataattttatatatgacaCTAATCATATTATAAGTAATGATATTACAACATGTGATATTTTGAATGAAGCACAAAATACTCATTCaacaatattaaataataataataataataatgatgatgatagtATTAATTATAccaataaaaatgaatataacaaaaatgatATGGAGCATCAAAATATTACTCATCAAAATATTACTCATCAAAATATTCATGGTGATGACTATAATgatgtattattaaatgagAAAGATCTAAATGCTtgtaatgaatatattaaaaacaatattttgaaaaacaagaagaaattaaaaaatatagaaggGAAgttaaaagatgaaaaaaatgtacaTAGTCATttaacaaatgaaaaaattaatgaaaatataattcatatgaaAGATGAACATAATAAAAGTTCATtgaataattcaaataaaataattaattgcATAACATCTAATAAAACATTAAATGATTTTaaaggaataaaaaatattaaaaaagatatactttatagtattatatatccatataaaTTTCGACCATCAAATTTAAattgtattataaatatttttggtAGCAGTGGGACAGGTAAAACTACACTTTCCTATGCTATCGCAGGTGAATGTGAAtgtccttttttttatataaaattacctgaatatataagatatatatcaaatgataacaaaaataataaattaaaaattatttttgaacatataaaaaatgaatatgataaAGCAATATTATGTATTGATGATATAGATATCATATTTTCATCTAAAGATGATTCGActgatttatatttatttacatatctattaaatatttttcataattcaaatattattatactcTTATTAAGTATTAATAAACCAAATGATAGTATATTATACTCCAAAATTCAAAAGTTTATTACGCTACCTATACCTACATATGATGACCGTATTCAAATACTTGAACAAGCAGCTTGTGAATATTCTCTATCATTTGATATACCATATACTGCTTCAATTACATATGGTTTCAAAAGAGGAGAGATATTTGATATAATGAAAGAATCTttaaatttgtatatatataataatttaataacaaAGGATCTGAACATTAatgatatgataaaaaatcaAGTAGATCATATTTCAAAAACTtgtcaaaaaataaataaactcGATTGTAATGAAAATGGCATGGTCAATCAAAAAAgtcatcatattattaataagataaataatgatgataatgcaTCTGTTTGTGGATACACAAAGACAGATaatgattttttaaaaaatgaaaatataagtaattatgaagaaataaaaaaaaatgatcaaTTAGCATCACACGAACAAAACATATTGACGACATCTAATAAatcaaatgatgaaaatcAAATGGTATCAAAGGATATATCTCGGGATTTATCCAACGATTCATCTTGTTTTAATAACCAGAAGAATCACAATTTGAAAGAAATAAatcataaaagaaaatacaatACATTTTTATCCTCATTAGACGAATGGAGCATTATTGAAGGAGAAGcagaaaaaagaaagattCAAAAGATCATAAAAATTAacaatgatataatatttgaaagtgtaaataatataaagaaaaagatgacaaatgaaaatatatgtgaAGTTCCGAATATAAATTTGGATAATATTGgatcattaaaaaaaataaagaaaatattagaaagcaaatttatattacctgtaaaatatagtaatatatataaacatctaggtataaataaaagtatgggaatattattatatggtcCTCCTGGGTGTGGGAAAACAATGCTTGCTAAAGCTATAAGTAATGAAATGAAAGCCAACTTTATAGCTATTAAAGGAccagaaatattaaataaatatgttggTGAAAGTGAGAAAAAGGTTCGTgaaattttttcatatgcAGCTGTATATAAACcatgtttaatattttttgatgaAATTGATAGTATTTGTATTAATAgatcaaataataaatcagTATCTGCATCTGATAGAGTAGTAAATCAATTATTATCAGAAATGGATGGATTATCACAAAGAGAAGGTGTTTATATTATAGCAACAACGAACAGACCTGATATTATTGATAAAGCATTATTAAGAAGTGGAAGATTTGATCaacttatttatatttcattaccTAAATATCAAGGAAGAGTTGATATTCTAAAAAAACTTTCCAAAAATATGCCCATAGATAAAAATGTGAGCtttgaaaaaatatcaaaattgACCAGAGGATATAGTGGTGCTGATTTATATGGAGTATTAAGAGAAAGTGCTTTTATAGCTTTACAAGAATGTAGGGATAAAATAGATATTCAAAATTCAAGTAATccaaaaattaataatgtatatattaatgatatatataaaaatacacatCAACAAATGAATAAGGATACAGATGTAGtagtaaatattatgaatgaaCACTTGAGTATTcaacaaaataattttataaaacaagAGTCTACTATTCTTTtgaacaataatattaataacaataaGGTGGATCATATTCATACTATTCATAATTCTGACAATATTAAAtctaattcatatataacaaataaaaaattatctcATGATACAAATGTTTCAATTGATAGTAATACAAAAGCAGATATGCTACATAATAATGTTGATAACAACAATGTGTTGTCAAAAGGGggaaataatatgaatcaaAAAAATCTTGATGATATTGTAAAAATAAGTGAAAATTATACAAACCAATATAATacaagtaataatataaatgctCATAAagattcaaataataatattatgaatattcaAATGGTGGACATTAAcattaatcataataatttaaacaattcaaattataataaaatgaatgaagGAATTCCAAGTAGtgataacaaaaataaagatgTATCATTTAATGATCATCATCAAAATGTGTTTAGTACAAATAATTTTTGTaacaatgaaaatattataaaattagaatataataataatatggaacaacaaaaaaaggaCTATAATAACTTCtcacataataatatcatgtcaacaaaaaataatcaactaaatgaaaaagataaaaataatttaatttatgaatatattcaaaaaaataaaaatatattaactaTAACTCAAAAACATATAATCCAAGCAATTAAAATTATACCAAGAAGTGTAACaaaagaacaaataaaatattataaggaaatatgtaaaaagtttaaatga
- a CDS encoding phospholipase DDHD1, putative, with product MSNHNEKVEDDEEENNEDTEKKLQSSFFFFKKQEKNVNRKSVKNIKDNDINFYEDKPILDDKINKVDYIILIIHGIGSNEELIINQCEDLKNSFKIVKKMWFFDYPFNIHFHIFNWKKYIIDAQIHVFNRININTMAETRKIINLSAGDIICFLHPRYGDYIMLNLYNDINKTLESLKNDSSGRFKYSKVCLLGYSLGSAMAYEILHNVKVRISESNLKYNLKSKIHYLFMLGSPLSALLSLYKPEYINDGLKLNHGLKFYNIFHGFDPVAFRIEPLIYPRIKNIPEPVLINYWRNNGARYWFEWDKNMQNAKLAIVQNLNDFTSAITNGFYKFLGKSENNDEDQSTLNKNICYNKCESKDINIFLLKVKENQRKIALQKKKIHRLKKKNNSTYKENDSEENNIQKKIDNTIHHNINDNNICNNHLNDISYNDEESQDTHCDQEKYKSKYNHHNEEKKEGSYYYKEENSSYIDSTKSICASQDSNSEYSFFDHEISDNSNNLYEEDTRNYDEHNNKRESICNSNNMNDTLNVRYDYQLQEFIMEHYIYPLAVAKSHFNYFIIKDISFFILRELIDHKNISLSYEEYLTKIEKEYNSKALNEKDNTKKEKYFNIAIKATKTLEEFKKYEKNIQAISDPFNMKNFKNLI from the exons ATGAGTAACCATAACGAAAAGGtagaagatgatgaagaagaaaacaaTGAGGacacagaaaaaaaattacagagtagtttttttttctttaaaaaacaGGAGAAGAATGTAAACCGAAAATcggtaaaaaatataaaagataatgatataaatttttatgaagACAAACCTATTCTGgatgataaaattaataaagttgattatattattttgattattcaTGGTATAGGATCAAATGaagaattaataataaatcaatGTGAAGATTTGAAAAATAGTTTtaaaattgtaaaaaaaatgtggTTTTTTGATTATCCttttaatatacattttcatatatttaactGGAAGAAGTACATCATCGATGCACAAATACa tGTTTTTAATAggataaatattaatactatGGCTGAAACccgaaaaataataaacctGTCCGCAGGagatattatatgttttttacaTCCAAGATATGGTGATTACATAAtgttaaatttatataatgatataaataaaacattggAATCTTTAAAGAAT GATTCTAGCGGTCGATTTAAATATTCCAAAGTATGTCTACTAGGTTATTCATTAGGTAGTGCAATGGCATATGAAATATTACATAACGTGAAAGTTAGAATAAGTGAAagtaatttaaaatataatttgaaaAGTAAGatacattatttatttatgttggGTAGTCCTTTAAGTgctttattatctttatataaaccagaatatataaatgatggattaaaattaaatcatGGTTTAaagttttataatatttttcatggATTTGATCCTGTGGCTTTTAGAATTGAACCATTAATTTATCcaagaattaaaaatattcctGAACCTGTTCTTATAAATTATTGGAGAAATAATGGAGCAAGATATTGGTTCGAATGGGACAAAAATATGCAAAATGCTAAACTAGCCATTGTTCAAAATTTGAATGATTTTACATCTGCTATTACTAAcggtttttataaatttcttGGGAAAtctgaaaataatgatgaagatCAAAGTACcctaaataaaaatatttgttaCAATAAATGTGAAAGTaaggatataaatatattcttattaaaaGTTAAAGAAAATCAACGAAAAATTgctttacaaaaaaaaaaaatacatagacttaagaaaaaaaataatagtacATATAAGGAGAATGATTccgaagaaaataatattcaaaaaaaaattgataacactattcatcataatataaatgataataacatATGTAATAATCATCTTAATGATATTTCTTACAACGATGAAGAGAGTCAAGATACCCATTGTGATCAAGAAAAATacaaatcaaaatataatcatcataatgaagaaaaaaaggaagggtcatattattataaagaagaaaattctAGCTATATTGATAGTACTAAAAGTATTTGTGCATCACAAGATTCAAATAGcgaatattctttttttgatCATGAAATTAGTGATAATTCGAATAATCTATATGAAGAAGATACAAGAAATTATgatgaacataataataaaagagaaTCCATATGTAACTCTAATAACATGAATGATACTTTAAATGTTAGATATGATTATCAATTACAAGAATTCATTATggaacattatatatatcctttAGCTGTTGCTAAATCACAtttcaattattttataattaaagatatctccttttttattttaagagAATTAATagatcataaaaatatatcactAAGCTATGAAGAATATCTAACAAAAATTGAAAAGGAATATAATAGCAAAGccttaaatgaaaaagataatacaaaaaaagaaaagtatTTCAACATTGCTATAAAGGCTACTAAAACGTTAGAAGAATTTAAAaagtatgaaaaaaatattcaagcTATATCTGATCCatttaatatgaaaaattttaaaaatttaatataa